The genomic region GAGACAATGGAGGGATCAAACACCCTTAAGCATACTAGACGCAAgtattaatgaaaattattcTGAAATTGAAGTTATTAAATGCATTCAAATTGGTTTATTATGTGTTCAACAAAATCCTGATGACAGACCCACAATGGTTGCAATTCTTTCTTATCTTAGTAGTCATTTAATTGAATTGCCACGTCCTCAAGAACCTGCCCTTTTCTTACATGGTAGAAAGGATCCTAAAGCATTTGCACAAGAATCAAGTTCAAGTCACAATATCAATGCTTCCACTTTATTCTCTATTAATGAAATGTCTATAAGTCAATTTCTTCCTCGATAGTAAATTATTTTCCCTTTAAGTGTTGTTGTTTAGATCTAGTAATGAGTGTTAGTCTTAATTATTGTATCAAACTTGAAAAGCTTTAATATAATGGATATCTATAATGTCAGTATGATTCCAATTTTCATGCCAAGGATCAGTTGGTCACGGTCTGAAATATCTTTATTCTTTGTGACCTATAACTATTACCGTTAAACATACCAAAATGCaaatttgatgaaaatattTCCTATGACTTTTAGTTTTCTTACACAtcatactaataataatttttaattgattaattaacaaTACATAgttattaagttttattataaaagtcatcaaacttattgttaataattaattattagatgatAATGTAGAAAACTTTTATACTATAAATACATATACCACTTTCTCTAAAATTAAGAAATGCATTAGAATATATTACTAGAATTTCTCCTTTCATTAACTTAAATTTAACATAACTCCCACAAAGCATAAAATCCAAGTCACAAAGTAACTGACTTTGACCTTACACATCTCATGTCCCTACTTTCTGCATATAGTTCTACTACTAAGTTTCACCTTTCACGGCTATATGCAAAAGGTGTATTGCTATGTGTGATTAAGTTAAGTGCATAACATTATTACAGCAAAAAACTAAGAACAAAGCCTAGAACCAAACTCATGAGCCATTTCTGAGGGAATAGTTggtgtgaagaagaagaaggagtctCGCACAGATTATAACCATACCACGTGCCATTGGGGATGGAGGTGTTGAAATCGAAAGTAATAGGCTCTGAGTTGTAGCCATAGATTTTCACACTCTCAGGCTCCCAACCTTCCTCTGCCCCAGATCTATATAGGTACACATAGCAAATTGGAGATGCCATGCACCATCTATCTGAAATGTATCTGAAGAACACTGCTCAAATGTTCTTGAAATTGGATCATCCAGTCTTGGTTCATATACCTgataaataatagtaatattgaaaacataaacaaaataaagtttcaaGTTACTCCATAATTAAGCTTCCCTAACCAGTATATGTAGAAAAATACTAGTGTGTTTTCAAGAGCTCAATCATCAACTTGGCTAGCATAAACgaccactttttttttaaataagctaAATCAATAAATCGACTCTTCCTAATTCAGATTTCACTTTGAAAAGTGCTCTTTGCATGTGCAATTTACAAACATGGGTTTTTAAGTCATCAAGCTATTTATTAGTGTTTTAGTCAAATCCCCCCAAAACAAAAGTCATATTCAAAATGTATTCAATCACAGAAACATTCCAAAGTGAGTATCATTtcataaagatatttttttaaaggcatTTTCATAAAGATATTAAATAGTTACAAATAAACTATTGATATGATAATCATGAAACTTTGACCACTATAGCTTGCAGTTTAGTCTATTTATTGACCATAGTTCACGAATCCAGTTAGTCAGTTACCACAGGGAACAAATGATGAATATCTctgattcaccaaaaaaaagtttgatgaatattttgaatattttattccaTATCACAATATAAGTTAATCACTATTCATTAAAAATGAGAAGCTTCAAGTACTTTGTTAATATAACACTTAACAAGGTTTTTTTTCCCGCCATTCTAAACACATGTACTTTTGAGCCGTAAGAAGTGACATCAGAAGGTATTTGATTAGTTTACACTTTACAACAGTTGACTATATAAAGAATTTGTTCAGtttatttagaagaaaaaaaatatatgtattttcaatttaaaataaaaataatatgtgaTAACCAagcaagtaataataataataataacaacaataaaccaAACTTGCCtccacacacaaaaaaagaaaaaggaaaatagcaGCAAAGGAACATTGTGAAGCTCCTACAAAATACAACTGAATATTCATGACTAAGATTCTCCAGTGGAGCTCAATTTTAATGAGTGATTTGTTTATAACTCTTAGATTCATGGCTAAGATTCTTGACTAAGTTGCAAATTCAGCTTGAGACTTCATATTTTACGCTCAATgtgcaattttaattttgcttagTTCTTTTTAAGGTTATATAACTCAAATTTCTGCCAACATAACTTCCATTCCCAAACTCCATTCATCCAAGACTCCGTAATAGTATCACTCACCCTAGCATCCTTATTTGCTGAAGTTTGAAATAGCCTCCTAAAGTGTTGAGGTGTTTGGCAAGTATACCAAATTGCTCTAAGTAGTAattctcggaagtccgagtatcgTTTCTACAGAGATTTTATTACACTTTATCGAATACTCTTCAATTTGTAAGTAAGAAGTAAATAGTAAAATCAGGAATAGGCACAAGAATAGATTGCTACTACTAGATCAAATAGTTTAGAAAGATAATTAATGGAAATGTCAAGACCGGACAAACTCAATTGGCCTAAAATGCATGTAATTATGATGTTCATTACCAATGCAATTTTAttagttctacccacatctattagtTTTACTTGCCCGtgatgcctcacgatgacaagcctattttaactacctatcttccaaatgcctttgtgaagattcaataattaaaatgcattaaggtTAAAGTCTAGATGTTGCTAAATGCATGGGCATTGGgccaacggcgccaaaaacttgttaactcgttggcaagtgtaccaaatcgtcacaagtagtaaagttctcggaagtccgagtgtcgaatccacagggactttgtttgtacttaaatTACTGCAAACCCCAaattaaaagcaagagataagaattttaaataaaagataaagaaagatagaagataaggtaaagaaaaaataagatatttaaaaataaaattagaagataaaagaaaatataagatatttaaagataaaattagaagataaaagaaaaagataatagataagataagataaaagattgaaagatcaaaatagaagataaaatatttaaattgcaataaagataactacttctacgaaattcaaataaataaaatctaaatctactaaatctaaatacttactcctaaacccaacagtaaaataaggaataactacttctaagaaaaaCCAACCATcaaaataggaaataaaatctatatattaaaattgctaaaacctgacaagtctaattaacctagatatatggattctggatttgtctgttatcaataccaaTGAACTAATTCTGTCCCACATCTATTCatctacttgcccctgatgcctcatgaTGACAAGCCTACCTTAATTACCTATCTTCCAAATGCCCTTTGCGAATACTCAATAACTAAGATGTTTTAAGATTACATTCTAGATGTTTGTTAAAGCAAGAGCATTGAGGCATTAAGTCATGCTAACCCAatgatttctttctttaattgttctattaagcgttaccctctcccgagtgacctaacccttaaaaccgattcacgcattcattccttatccctaattaggctttaccctctcccgagtcaCCTAAAGACTAACAGAAAACAAAGTCCGAGATGCAGaataagcaagaaagaaaaacagaTAAAAGATACTGGAAGAAAAACCCTCTAAAAGATAACCCGATAATTTCCTCCTTTTAGTGTTCtcttaagcgttaccctctcccgagtgtcctaacccttaaaacagattcaagtattcattccttacccctaattaggctttacccttTTCCGAGTGGACTAAACCCTAACAGAGAGCAAGTTCAGAGATACAggatgtaaaaagaaagaatggtAAATAAGTAAAGAACCTGGAGGGAATTCccttttttattgataactcttgaaatgTTCCATACATCATTgactttttaggcctgccaggccctagctaggggattagccactcatgatcatgagggctttacaatgagaagggggtgaaagaaagggagtaaatgaaacTCCTAGGAGAGGGGGTGGTGGTTGTGTCCTGTCCCTTGGActgactctctatttatagctgctgaagtgggctttgggccttcgtagGCGCACTTAGCGCGTGTACTTCCTGGCCCGCTTAGCCCGTGACGCGCGCTGAGCGTGCGCATTGGGTTGGGcattcttcaaattttcttcttttcttcaatttttctgccttttttgtttattacacctccaatttttatatctgcacccaaaaattcaatttaattaattttttaacttttaatcacaaataactgctaaataattaatttcaagccaatatttgactaattttctactatcaaaatacaattatttagcagttatcagtcatcattctatgcctagcaatgatAACCCGACGATCCTTTTCTTAATGTGTTCTATTAGGTGTTACCCTTTCCCAAGcgtataacccctaaaactggTGCATGCATTAATTCTTAAACCCTTATTAAGAAATAACCTTTCCCGAGCGAATAAAACCCAAAAGAAATTCAAGACATAAATGCaagataaaaaggaaagaattaGAACATAAAAACCTGGAATGAATCCTCTTTGCATTGATAACTCTTAAAGTACACCATACATCGTTGGCGTTTTAGTCCTGtcaggccctagctaggggattagccgctcatggccattgagggctttacaattgggggtgaaagaaagaatgggtaataaaaacaaagaatgtAAAGAGAAAAGGGAGAGCTCAGGCTTAGAATGCTGAGAGAAGTGCTCTGAGGCAAGGTGTACGTTCTCCCTTAGCTTGGATCTCTATTTATAGGAGCAGAAATGGGCTTTTGACCTTCAAAGGCACGTTTAGCGCGACACCGGGCGCTTAGCGCATTCAGATCGTGCGCTTAGTGCCTGTTGCAGGCTTAGCGTGTGCTTTTGTTGGatcgcgcgcttagcgcgtgcctCGCGCTTAGGGCGCATAATGAATCTGCATCTTCGAGTTTAATGCCTCACTTAGCGCCTGTGTTGCTTTGCATGCTTAGCACGTgtcgcgcgctaagcgcgtgtTAGGCTAGACTTGTTTcatatttccttctttttcttcaatttctgtTGTCTTTTTGCTTGTTGTACCTTCAGTTTTCATATCTGCGGCCAAAAAttcaacttaattaattttctaacttttaatcacaaataactgctaaataataatttttaagccacaatttgactaattttctactattaattcataattatttaGCAATTATCATAAAGCAATCTTCAAACTTGTCTCACCTTCCCATTTATCAAACCAAAATGAAGTATTGTTTTCccatttcctatttttctaTAAGCTTCTTAAAACCCATGTTAATTACATCCTTTTACCTATTTAGGTATATACCCTACCTTCTTAACTACTTATCCCTATgcacctttcaaaaaaaaaaaaaaactacttatgCCTATGCAGTACACCTTGTGTAAATTACCCTTAAGGCCAACCTATTTACAattaatatacataaatattgtCAATAATCAACTTgctataacataaaataataggCAGGCCGGTTATTTACTAATCTTTACCGGTTGATGTAAGGATAACATGGAATCACAAATAtttaagtattatatataataatgctCACGATCGAGctagttaattaattaggttTTCAAcgtaaaaggaaaaacaaattaaCTGAAACTCTCTCATCGAGacaccagaaaaaaaaaaaggcatctATAATCAAATCACAAGTCAAATACATGGTTCTGTTTTGTATGTAAAAATAAATCCTAGCAAAAGCACTTCTTGCACTTTCAACGTCCGTGTCCATTGTTCCCACTATAAATACAAGCTCCAAACTCAACTATTGCTCATACACTACCtactctttctcctttttttattaCTCCTTCCCATACAAAATGGTTCTCCAAACTTCGTCTCTAGGGTTTATAGTGAGGAGGCACCCACCAGAGCTAGTAGCCCCAGCCAACCCCACTCCCCGTGAAGTTAAGCTATTATCTGACATAGATGACCAAAATGGCCTTCGTTACCAACTTCCACTGGTGCTATTCTTTCCTTACCAGCCTTCAATGGAAGGGAAAGACCCTGTTGAAGTCATTAGAGAAGCACTATCCAAAACACTTGTGTTTTACTATCCCTTCGCGGGAAGGCTTAGGGAGGGTCCTGATGGCAAACTAATGGTGGATTGTAATGGAGAAGGTGCCATGTTCATTGAGGCTGATGCAGATGTGACAATTGAGCAGTTTGGTAATAATTTTATGCCTCCATTCCCTTGCTTTGATGAGCTCCTCTACAATGTTCCTGGTTCAGATGGAATGATTGACACCCCACTGCTGCTTATACAGGTTATCTTAGACATGCATTTTATACATTGAAATATGTTTTCATTTCATATCATTAATAGAATATATACATGcttgagagattttttttaaaaaaaattattactattttttagagaaaaaaaccCTCAAAAgggtttaaattaattttaatttgaaacaaGAAGAAGTAATGAACaggaaaatcataaaattatgccAAACTCATTTGCTAAATTTGCAAATGAATCATGGATCAAATTcctcaaattcatattttaggtgcaaatgtatatatttctcaCGAAACTATGGTCACAATACTAGTttatatactaaaaattttacaaaaaaagttGCCTAATAACTAAtcactataatttttaaaaaattaataagtattAACATTAAGTTAACATTGTCTTTcactaacaaaatataatttattaatgcaaataatatgaatttatattaagttttttaatttgatagtgtaatacttttaaattgttgtccaattaaaaaatattttaaatgtggttttcaaaatattattttacaagaataaataatgttatcatcacaataaaatattataattaatttacaatataaaacatttatattaattatattatatagtatACCATTAATTACATTTTCATTTATATAGAACACTGTCATATGtagatattattaataaattaaatgttagtataataattattgttaatagtttaaaatatatgcattaatagattaatttttcttaaacaagaattatattaaattaaagaaatattaatgTTCAATAATTTTTGTcaactaataaataatattttttttacttaatccTAATTAAAGAAAGAATATAAACAACGACTAATAGCAAAAAgtaataaactattttaaattctctttttgttatcataatattattatattaatgtgTCGAATCTTTAACACAACCCTTCCCCCGAAAAATTgaacactatttttttaaaacacctaatttctttatctattttttttctcatgatACGACTTGTCAATTTGCCAAAAAGTCTcataggataattttttttttcttataaaatatatttttaatctcttatcAAATAGTTTATGATCATCAAGTGACTAAACATATGAgaaattacaaatataatttataaaataaaatacatgtgTCTATATGTTATACTTCTTAACGATgatgtgaaaaataattaacttatcaACTTCACtattatataattagttaaCTTGATATTTGAcaatataagttaaaattgttaatagagaaaaaatttaaacatcaaaatttcttaataaattgtttagagagtataagtaaaatttgtaaaacgtttaaaattataattaacctttttttttatttccttttatctttttcGAAAGTCTGTAAAGAAAACAAGTAAAGCGAATTTTCTAAGGACTTTCATAGAGCACTCTCAACTATCATTgtcaaaaaaatcatcaaatacTACCTTATAAAAGAAATAGTAAATAAAGCAATCAAAGTGTGTTAAACACTCACTTTTTTAGATTCCGATACAaatgctttatatatatatatatatatatagtgtgtgataacaattaaatatgagttattttgataataaaaatatattgaaaatatatttaaaaatatttatttagcagttatctttTGCTTAAATGATatgaattgataatttttttatctatgacttaaagataattatttaacagttatttttttacttaaatgataagaattgataattatttagaaattaTCTAAGTGAAAGTTTTTCTAAGGATGCATACCCTCTTATAACCCTAATTTTCTGAAATCTCAGAAAAATAATGATTTCTTGTTTAGCAAGGCCTCATTACAAGTCAGGAAAAGTCTTTATTGGTCCACCAAATATAAGTAAGAATAACTTTAATTGAGATGaagtgtaaaatttgaaattcttaattaCAGGTCGTATAAATTTCAAACACTCACCTCATACACTCGTGCACAGAGAGAAACACTAACCTTGTGAGGAAAGTAAGGCAAGCCAACTTGATTGATTTCCGATACTAACCAATTTCATTCTGATGTTATTTATGTTTTCATTGTGAGATTATGACAAATGCAGAAAGGACCAGTTGAAAGAATCAAAGGAAGTGCAGCCATTGGAAGTGTTGCTCTTATTTTGATTTGCTTGGAGCAAACAAAGTTTTAATTTGGAAGATTTTGATAACGGCTAAATATGAGCTATTttggtaataaaaatatattaaaaatatctttaaaaatatttatttagcaattatttttgacttaaatgatatgaattgataattttcttatctatggcttaaagataattatttagtaattatttttggcttaaatgataGGAATTGATAACTTTCTTATCTCTAGCTTAAAGATATTTCTTTatcagttatttttttatctatacagatatgaaaagattaaaagatctaatagatataaaaaagataaacaagAAAGATTTTTTGCATCAAGCCCAAGTCCACTTCGAccgctataaatagagagtcaAGCCAAGAAGAAAACACAGAACCCACACACACTCGGTCTATCCCTTAGGGAAAACCCTTTTATTAGCTATTTCCATGAGTGGTTAAACCCCTGATTAGGGTCTAGGAGGCCTAAAAGCTATGATGTactcactatttatcaatgtAATACAAtgtgttttctattttattatcttttttgctTTTATCTTGTATTATTCAtctctttatattcttttaggGATTAGATGCTCGAAAGAGGGTAACGTCTAATAAGATTTAAAGAGAATATGCATACATCAGTTCTAGGGGTTAGATCCTCGGAAAagggtaacttctaatagaacaagaataaaatatatcataataaaatcattgctagacatagagtgattgcattatgtcCATGCAtgaaagcaaacatctagaagtAGAACttcatacattttatttattgagtctttgcaaatgCATTTGagagatagataggtaaaataggcttgtTATCGTGAGGGGCAAGTAAATTgatagatgtgggtagaacaaatctgattaatttgataaaaaaaatcataaattcataCATCTTAGACAGACAAGACAAGCTGGGTCCCAACATtatcatattttatcttttcttcatATCTTTATCCTAATCTTTTACTTCTGTTATCtattacttttcttatcttatcttatctttatctttatcatcttttaatttaaatcttttatctccTATTATCttcatcttttatttaaaatttcttatctcttgcttatAAATTGGATTTGCTTTAATCTAAATATAAACAAAGTCTATGTAGATTTTACACTCTGACTCCCGAATACTTTACTATTTATGACTAAACTGGTATACTTACCAATAAGTTAACAATAGGTAACACGTCTCAAGTGTGGTGGTTTCATCTTTGCACTCCGAATGAATCATACTATATGTGATGGAAGTGGAATTTGCCAATTTCTGAAGGCGTTATCAGAGATGGCACACGGTGCACCAAAGCCTTCTATTCTCCCTGGCTGGCACAGGGAGATTCTATGTGCTAGAGAACCACCAAGAATCACATGCATCCATCAAGAATACCAACAACTACCACCTGATTCAAGAAGCATCTTCATATCCCATCAACGTtccttcttctatttttcatcttttaatgttatatagttatacaatattttcattgttcattgaaaaatattaaaaaaaataacaacacaaATGCAATTTTATTGCATAGTTATAAAATAGAATCATGTTAATTTCTAAGGCACGGACGGATTTACGTAGGTGAGTTTGCAATGATGCGGTGGTGGCTTGACCGTTTTAGAGGGTAGTGTGCGCGCGTAGGGGAAGCATACAGCATCTGGCAACTGCTTAAATGTATAAAAGGACAAAAAATGagtgaaaattattttaggaaCTCAATGCAAATTCCTAACTTTTAAGCAAACGAAAAAAACAACCTTAAGTCTTTTTAGTAACAAAAAAGATCATTGGTACGTAAAAATTATTCTCTGTTTAGATGCAATATATAcgaaatacttattttaatctttgaaaagtttgcttatgtttttttttttgacacattcaatgtttttagtgttttttattttaaaaaa from Glycine soja cultivar W05 chromosome 16, ASM419377v2, whole genome shotgun sequence harbors:
- the LOC114390039 gene encoding 13-hydroxylupanine O-tigloyltransferase-like, whose protein sequence is MVLQTSSLGFIVRRHPPELVAPANPTPREVKLLSDIDDQNGLRYQLPLVLFFPYQPSMEGKDPVEVIREALSKTLVFYYPFAGRLREGPDGKLMVDCNGEGAMFIEADADVTIEQFGNNFMPPFPCFDELLYNVPGSDGMIDTPLLLIQVTRLKCGGFIFALRMNHTICDGSGICQFLKALSEMAHGAPKPSILPGWHREILCAREPPRITCIHQEYQQLPPDSRSIFISHQLTLLEVEGPTVLSKLR